In Methanobacterium paludis, the following proteins share a genomic window:
- the lysS gene encoding lysine--tRNA ligase — translation MKHWIERIAEELNERDVKEHVIASGTSISGSIHIGNSCDVFIANAVGKALRKLGASARTIWIADDHDPLRKVPYPLPESYEKYLGLPYSKIPCPEGCCANFVEHFEKPFLDTMDDFKIELEVESGEQMYKDGVYDDYIRISLEKAPEIREIFNKFREHPLGEDWLPYNPICEECGRVNTTYAYDYDGDIVSYRCQCGHDGTMDIKTGEGKLTWRVEWAARWKIFGTTCEPFGKDHAASGGSYDVSKIISKDIFNYEAPYPVPYEWITLNGESMSKSHGVFFTPGQWLEIAAPETLNYYLFRSKPMKAKDFNPAMPFLDFIEQYDRVERIYYGKEEPASEKEGEKSKKIYEASQIQVAETMPFQPSYRFMTVAYQVAGNNTEKIFNILKKNSQLPEDMERKEFSEIDKNDVERLEARITHVKNWLNTYAPEFVKFQVQKKIPRLELQDNQKEFLLKVADALEARDYTSQEFHDALYVIIEEMDMKPQKAFQAIYKAIIGKKQGPRAASFVVSLDKDMVIKRFRMED, via the coding sequence TTGAAACACTGGATCGAAAGGATCGCAGAAGAATTAAATGAAAGAGATGTCAAAGAGCATGTTATTGCAAGCGGGACATCCATATCAGGATCTATACATATAGGAAATTCATGTGACGTTTTTATAGCAAATGCTGTGGGTAAAGCCCTCAGAAAACTAGGAGCATCTGCCAGAACCATCTGGATTGCAGACGACCACGACCCCCTAAGAAAGGTGCCGTACCCACTTCCAGAGTCCTATGAAAAGTATCTGGGTCTTCCTTACTCTAAAATACCATGTCCCGAGGGCTGCTGTGCCAACTTCGTGGAACACTTTGAAAAACCATTCCTTGACACAATGGACGACTTCAAAATAGAACTGGAAGTTGAATCCGGCGAGCAGATGTACAAGGATGGGGTTTACGATGATTACATACGAATATCACTTGAAAAGGCTCCTGAAATAAGGGAGATATTCAACAAGTTCAGGGAACACCCACTTGGAGAAGATTGGCTTCCATACAATCCTATCTGTGAAGAGTGCGGTCGTGTAAACACAACCTATGCCTATGACTACGATGGAGATATTGTCTCATACAGGTGCCAGTGCGGACACGACGGAACCATGGATATAAAAACAGGTGAAGGAAAGCTCACATGGCGTGTTGAATGGGCTGCAAGGTGGAAGATATTTGGTACAACTTGCGAACCATTTGGAAAGGACCACGCAGCAAGCGGAGGATCCTACGACGTGAGCAAAATCATATCCAAGGATATATTCAACTACGAAGCACCTTACCCTGTTCCTTACGAGTGGATAACCCTCAATGGAGAGTCAATGTCCAAATCACACGGAGTGTTCTTCACACCAGGCCAGTGGCTTGAAATAGCTGCTCCTGAAACCCTGAATTACTATCTGTTCAGAAGCAAACCCATGAAGGCAAAGGATTTCAACCCTGCAATGCCGTTTCTGGATTTCATAGAACAGTACGACCGTGTGGAACGTATCTATTATGGAAAAGAGGAACCAGCATCCGAGAAAGAGGGTGAAAAATCTAAAAAGATCTACGAAGCATCCCAAATCCAGGTTGCAGAAACCATGCCATTCCAACCATCCTACAGATTCATGACCGTTGCTTATCAGGTAGCAGGAAATAACACAGAAAAGATTTTCAACATATTGAAGAAAAATTCACAGCTTCCAGAAGATATGGAACGTAAAGAATTCTCTGAAATTGATAAAAATGATGTTGAAAGGCTTGAAGCAAGGATTACCCATGTTAAAAACTGGTTAAACACCTATGCACCGGAATTTGTGAAGTTCCAGGTTCAAAAGAAGATCCCAAGGTTGGAACTGCAAGACAACCAGAAAGAATTCCTTTTGAAGGTTGCAGATGCCCTGGAAGCCAGGGATTACACATCTCAAGAATTCCACGATGCACTGTACGTCATAATAGAGGAAATGGATATGAAACCTCAGAAAGCGTTCCAGGCAATTTATAAAGCCATTATCGGGAAAAAACAGGGCCCAAGAGCTGCATCTTTTGTAGTGTCCCTTGATAAGGATATGGTTATTAAAAGGTTTAGAATGGAAGATTAA
- a CDS encoding preprotein translocase subunit Sec61beta translates to MAKKDKKVLPPSGAGLVRYFEEETKGPKLTPEQVVIMTVVLAALCIALRFSYS, encoded by the coding sequence ATGGCAAAAAAGGATAAAAAAGTTCTCCCACCAAGCGGTGCCGGACTTGTAAGGTACTTCGAAGAAGAAACAAAGGGACCCAAACTAACACCGGAACAGGTCGTAATTATGACCGTTGTTCTGGCAGCGTTATGCATTGCCCTGAGGTTTTCATACTCATAA
- a CDS encoding AbiJ-NTD4 domain-containing protein — translation MESFSQRNGFKPIKNSLQINSMDNDLKTGLWNAFYEVYVLKFNDEFHDFLKEKIWVEYFKYPRDEFVRYPEEYYSDECYDQIRNHFLDLEDDEFYEICDLMEFIVHVYPVDAVNEAFMDKCNEVLKRELSAYRFVGGKLIKITSEEEIGEIEEALEEAPNPISIHLKEALDLLSDRRSPNYRNSIKESISAVESICKMITEEPKGTLGRCLNRIGNKVELHPDLRDAFKNLYGYTSDSNGIRHALMDEPNLDFEDAKFMLVSCSAFTNYLISKASKSGIDLKI, via the coding sequence ATGGAATCATTTTCTCAAAGAAATGGATTTAAACCTATTAAAAATAGTTTACAAATAAATTCAATGGATAATGATTTGAAGACGGGTCTTTGGAATGCTTTTTATGAAGTTTATGTTTTGAAATTTAATGATGAATTCCATGATTTTCTAAAAGAAAAGATATGGGTAGAATACTTCAAGTACCCTCGTGATGAATTTGTAAGGTATCCTGAGGAGTATTACAGTGATGAATGTTATGATCAGATAAGAAATCATTTTTTGGACTTGGAAGATGATGAATTTTATGAAATTTGCGATTTAATGGAATTTATAGTTCATGTTTACCCAGTTGATGCGGTCAATGAAGCATTCATGGATAAATGTAATGAAGTTTTAAAGAGAGAATTATCTGCTTATCGTTTTGTGGGTGGAAAACTCATTAAAATAACTTCAGAAGAAGAAATAGGAGAAATAGAAGAGGCATTAGAAGAAGCTCCTAATCCAATTAGTATCCATTTAAAAGAAGCATTAGATTTACTTTCAGATAGAAGATCTCCGAATTACAGAAATTCCATTAAAGAATCAATAAGTGCTGTTGAGTCTATTTGTAAAATGATAACAGAGGAACCTAAAGGAACTTTAGGAAGATGCCTAAACAGAATAGGGAATAAAGTAGAATTGCATCCTGATTTAAGGGATGCATTTAAAAATTTGTATGGATATACGTCTGATTCTAATGGAATAAGACATGCTCTAATGGATGAACCCAATTTAGATTTTGAAGATGCAAAATTTATGTTGGTTTCATGTTCTGCGTTTACTAATTATCTGATTTCAAAAGCATCTAAATCTGGTATAGACCTTAAAATTTAG
- the nrdD gene encoding anaerobic ribonucleoside-triphosphate reductase — protein MEDVRVMAALPTKAQTCVIKNNGIFERFSHEKIVKSCLMVGAPLWASEKISSRVATTAYDGISTAEIKMLVYDQLKRVDRKIADKYKAANTMRVRTSRDTIEPFDQRKIEKTLIVETEASGEVARKIATQVWKELKKLDVEYLTAPMIREIVNTKLVENGFETLRRKYTRLGIPVYNITNLIKNGSRDNANMLHNPETVHKYVADEALKQYALLSLPDELADAHMSGDIHIHDLEFFSGRPLNCLQHDLRAFIKHGLKVDGTGDHTSIAGAPKHIGTLMNHTGEIMLAAQQNMSGGQSMSLWNVFVAPFAAGLSYDEIKQAVQMLIYNLNMAYAARGSQVPFTSMNLEFTVPDFLKNEPAYGPGGKVVGVYGDFERETRALQRAFTEELLKGDSDGKPHLFPNTIYMLRKEVLKSEFEDDIRLVHELSAKYGTSYFVNMLPKYRGNMANYMGCRTQLNDNWTGDWSKDCLRTGNLAYVTLNLPRIAYNSSSDDDVFEYLDSYMGLAEKVLMLRRKQGMHCLDDYNLLPFLTQDIDGEPYYNVDNSTLSFGFVGLNEMLLSHCGAGIQDDNARKFGLDVVKYINKRADELKKETGLRWSVLQTPAESTAYRFAMLDKERFGDKAITQGDKSAYYYTNSSHVPVNADVLLPEKIRIEEKFHPLTLGGHIFHAFMGESYADPDALMSLTNKITKNSDIGFWAYSSALSFCMKCKSLMKGLQDKCATCGEETEVEWYDRITGYVQQVGHSKSASGGWNPGKMQELRDRKRF, from the coding sequence ATGGAGGATGTGCGAGTCATGGCGGCACTTCCTACCAAGGCACAGACGTGTGTCATTAAAAATAATGGAATATTTGAAAGATTCAGCCATGAAAAAATAGTCAAATCCTGTTTGATGGTTGGGGCTCCGCTCTGGGCTTCTGAAAAGATTTCATCAAGAGTGGCCACCACTGCTTACGATGGTATATCCACAGCAGAGATCAAGATGCTGGTGTACGATCAGCTCAAAAGGGTCGACAGGAAAATTGCTGATAAGTATAAGGCAGCCAACACCATGCGGGTCAGGACATCAAGGGACACCATTGAACCTTTTGATCAAAGGAAGATAGAAAAAACCCTGATCGTTGAAACAGAAGCCTCAGGAGAAGTGGCACGGAAAATAGCAACCCAGGTCTGGAAAGAGCTTAAAAAACTGGATGTTGAGTATTTAACAGCTCCTATGATAAGGGAGATCGTGAACACAAAGCTCGTGGAAAACGGTTTTGAAACTCTCAGACGAAAATACACAAGGCTTGGTATACCTGTCTACAACATAACCAACCTCATAAAAAATGGATCAAGGGACAACGCCAACATGTTACACAACCCTGAAACAGTTCACAAGTACGTTGCAGACGAGGCCCTTAAACAATACGCACTACTAAGTCTCCCAGATGAGCTTGCAGACGCACATATGAGCGGGGACATACACATACACGACCTTGAATTCTTCTCAGGACGTCCTTTAAACTGTTTGCAGCATGATCTGAGGGCGTTCATAAAACACGGTCTTAAGGTAGACGGTACAGGGGATCACACATCCATTGCAGGAGCACCAAAACATATAGGAACCCTTATGAACCACACCGGGGAGATAATGCTGGCAGCACAGCAGAACATGAGTGGTGGCCAGTCAATGAGCCTCTGGAACGTTTTTGTAGCACCATTTGCCGCAGGGCTTTCCTACGATGAAATAAAACAGGCAGTTCAGATGCTTATATACAACCTGAACATGGCATACGCTGCAAGGGGATCACAGGTACCATTCACATCAATGAACCTTGAATTCACAGTTCCAGACTTCCTTAAAAACGAACCAGCCTACGGACCTGGAGGTAAAGTTGTAGGGGTTTACGGTGATTTTGAGAGAGAAACAAGAGCACTTCAAAGGGCATTTACAGAAGAGCTTTTAAAAGGTGATTCCGATGGAAAACCCCACCTATTCCCAAACACCATCTACATGTTAAGGAAGGAAGTGCTTAAAAGTGAATTTGAAGACGATATAAGGTTAGTCCACGAACTTTCAGCCAAGTACGGAACATCCTACTTCGTCAACATGCTTCCAAAGTACAGGGGAAACATGGCCAACTACATGGGATGCAGAACCCAGCTGAACGATAACTGGACTGGAGACTGGTCAAAAGACTGCCTCAGGACAGGAAACCTGGCATACGTGACCTTGAACCTTCCAAGAATAGCCTACAACTCAAGTAGCGATGATGATGTCTTTGAATACCTTGATTCTTATATGGGGCTGGCAGAAAAGGTTTTAATGCTCCGTAGGAAACAGGGAATGCATTGTCTTGATGATTACAATCTTCTGCCATTCTTAACCCAGGATATAGATGGAGAACCATATTATAATGTTGACAACTCAACCCTATCCTTCGGATTTGTGGGATTAAACGAGATGCTGCTTTCCCACTGTGGAGCTGGAATTCAAGATGATAACGCCCGTAAATTCGGGTTAGACGTTGTAAAGTATATCAATAAAAGGGCAGACGAGCTTAAAAAAGAAACTGGTTTAAGATGGAGCGTTCTTCAGACACCTGCAGAATCAACAGCATACAGGTTTGCAATGCTTGATAAGGAAAGATTCGGGGACAAAGCCATAACCCAGGGAGATAAAAGTGCATACTACTACACCAACTCATCCCACGTCCCTGTAAATGCAGATGTACTGCTTCCAGAGAAGATCAGGATAGAAGAGAAATTCCACCCATTAACACTTGGAGGTCATATATTCCACGCATTCATGGGAGAATCCTATGCAGACCCTGACGCACTCATGAGCCTTACAAATAAAATAACCAAAAACTCAGACATAGGATTTTGGGCCTACAGCTCAGCACTCAGCTTCTGCATGAAGTGTAAAAGTCTTATGAAAGGTTTACAGGATAAATGTGCAACTTGTGGAGAAGAAACAGAAGTTGAATGGTACGACAGGATAACAGGCTACGTACAGCAGGTTGGTCATTCCAAATCAGCTTCAGGCGGATGGAATCCTGGTAAGATGCAGGAGTTAAGGGATAGGAAACGGTTCTAA
- a CDS encoding UGSC family (seleno)protein: MNVKIIEREVLNPLGETEMEKVGINPIPKELNRISLFDNTKPGADIILETVLESLGEIEFLDVKKPAGASATPQQIEKAADAELSILALGDCGSCTTWVVLDAIRLEKRGVPTISICSHHFAPFARELARSYGAKNLRIVEIEHPIAGLSEQDVKAKTLKIIPKIKEILGI, from the coding sequence ATGAATGTTAAAATCATTGAAAGGGAAGTATTAAATCCATTGGGCGAAACTGAAATGGAGAAGGTGGGAATAAATCCCATTCCCAAGGAGTTAAACAGGATATCTCTCTTTGACAACACCAAACCCGGTGCAGATATAATACTGGAAACAGTGCTGGAAAGTTTGGGAGAAATAGAATTCCTTGATGTTAAAAAGCCAGCTGGAGCTTCTGCAACCCCTCAACAGATTGAAAAAGCAGCAGATGCTGAACTTTCAATTCTTGCACTTGGTGACTGCGGTTCGTGCACAACCTGGGTTGTTTTAGATGCAATAAGACTTGAAAAAAGGGGAGTGCCCACAATATCCATCTGCTCCCACCATTTTGCACCATTTGCAAGGGAACTTGCAAGGTCTTACGGTGCAAAGAATTTGAGGATCGTTGAAATTGAACATCCTATTGCAGGACTCTCTGAACAAGATGTCAAGGCAAAAACTCTGAAAATAATTCCCAAAATCAAAGAGATATTGGGTATTTGA
- the purB gene encoding adenylosuccinate lyase, which translates to MAIHPIEYRYNTEEMRKVWEADNKLQKMLEVEAALADAEAQLNIIPKEAADEIKSKASTKYVKSERVSEIEMQTHHDIASIVKALAEVCEGDAGEYVHFGATSNDIIDTSQSLLFKETISIIREKVVELTKTLLKLADDNKKTVCIGRTHGQHALPTTYGMKFAIWADELHRQIERLDECNKRICVGMLTGAVGTTAALGTDGLAVHNKVSEILGLRPVLISSQIVQRDVHAEFIMCLANIASTLEKMALEIRNLQRTEIDEIGESFDPKKQVGSSTMPHKRNPITGERICGISRVIRAYVAPALQNNPLWHERDLTNSSCERIILPESSMLTDYILKLSIKLFSNLVFHPENIEHNLNMTNGLIMAERFMAELTRKGAGKQTAYALVRNCSLEAYDKDVGLKEIVSSNSEIKKYLTEDDIEKIMDPHTYLGSSIQIVENVLKDSNEWF; encoded by the coding sequence ATGGCTATCCACCCTATTGAATACAGATACAATACAGAAGAGATGAGAAAAGTCTGGGAGGCAGATAACAAACTTCAAAAGATGCTTGAAGTTGAAGCTGCACTTGCAGATGCCGAAGCTCAACTTAATATCATTCCAAAAGAAGCTGCAGATGAAATAAAAAGTAAAGCAAGTACAAAATATGTTAAATCTGAGAGGGTATCCGAAATTGAGATGCAAACCCATCATGACATTGCTTCAATTGTGAAGGCCCTTGCAGAGGTATGTGAAGGAGATGCCGGAGAATACGTGCACTTCGGTGCAACATCAAACGACATTATAGACACTTCGCAGTCCCTACTTTTCAAGGAAACCATATCAATTATTAGGGAAAAAGTGGTTGAGCTCACAAAAACCCTTTTAAAACTTGCAGATGATAATAAAAAAACTGTTTGTATCGGTAGAACCCATGGACAGCACGCACTTCCAACCACTTACGGTATGAAGTTTGCAATATGGGCTGACGAACTCCACAGGCAGATCGAAAGGCTTGATGAGTGTAATAAAAGGATCTGTGTGGGCATGTTAACAGGGGCCGTGGGTACAACAGCAGCTCTGGGCACAGATGGACTTGCAGTACACAACAAGGTTTCTGAAATACTTGGCCTTAGACCAGTTTTAATCTCAAGCCAGATTGTTCAAAGGGATGTTCACGCTGAATTCATAATGTGCCTTGCAAACATTGCAAGCACCCTTGAAAAGATGGCACTCGAGATAAGAAACCTTCAAAGAACTGAGATAGATGAGATTGGCGAGAGTTTTGACCCTAAAAAACAGGTCGGATCAAGCACCATGCCCCACAAAAGAAACCCTATAACTGGAGAAAGAATATGTGGTATCTCAAGAGTTATAAGGGCTTATGTTGCTCCTGCACTTCAAAACAACCCATTATGGCATGAAAGAGACCTTACAAACTCCTCCTGTGAGAGGATAATCCTGCCAGAGTCCAGTATGCTCACAGACTACATACTCAAACTATCCATAAAACTCTTCAGTAACCTCGTTTTCCATCCTGAGAACATAGAACACAACCTGAACATGACCAACGGCCTCATAATGGCTGAAAGGTTTATGGCAGAGCTTACAAGAAAAGGAGCAGGAAAACAAACAGCTTACGCACTTGTAAGGAACTGTTCACTGGAGGCTTATGATAAAGATGTGGGATTGAAGGAGATAGTCTCGTCAAATAGTGAAATAAAGAAATATCTAACGGAAGATGATATCGAAAAGATAATGGACCCCCACACATACCTTGGATCCTCGATCCAGATCGTGGAAAATGTTTTAAAGGACTCAAATGAATGGTTTTAG
- the polC gene encoding DNA polymerase II large subunit: MGYFETLEEETQKLYDVARQARLKGYDIELEPEIPLAKDLAERVEGLVGPKGVAARIKELEDDLSREEVAFQIAREIVTTPDEEGKEDSMEVKEQKSDQATRTALAILTEGVVAAPLEGIAKIEIKQNFDQGHYLAVYFAGPIRSAGGTAAALAVLIGDYIRISLGLDRYKPTDVEIERYVEEVELYESEVTNLQYSPKPDEVRLTIKNVPVEITGEATDKIEVSNRDLERVETNNIRGGALLAMAEGIIQKAPKVIKYASKLKIDGWNWLEQFLKAPDSKSDEDSGKVDDKYMRDIIGGRPVLAYPKAKGGFRLRYGRSRNTGLAAMGVHPSTMEIVGFLAVGTQMKIERPGKGNCVVPCDTIEGPIVKLRDGNVVKVKSAEQGKELKNQVEEILFLGDMLVAFGEFLRNNHVLLPAGWCEEWWVQTIENSPEYSGELDLKSLETDSISPKEAFELSEKYKVPLHPAYTYFYHDVTREDINRIQDKLYQNIGDEEDITNLNLENGLIMDLSPEKRILEVIGVPHRVKEDKIIIDTDDAYALLNTLREPLNLEDDLDTVEAINKVSRVKIMAKAPTYLGGRVGRPEKSKERKMKPAPHSLFPIGINGGSRRNIIDAAKKGNIVVDIARCKCTKCGVGSMQAKCPVCGSRTVPTSSGKKRINLASMLKKAYENVGVRRLDEIKGVQGMISEEKFPEPLEKGILRAKNGVFTFKDATIRHDSTNLPLTHFIPKEVGVTPEKLRQLGYTEDIHGQPIENDDQIVEIKVQDVVISENCAEYLINVSKFIDDLLENFYELDRFYNVKTKEDLVGQLVVGLAPHTSAGVLGRIVGFTKALCCYAHPYFHSAKRRNCDSDEDSIMLLMDALLNFSKVYLPSTRGGKMDAPLVLSSRIDPEEIDDESHNIDAMSRLPMELYEKTLNFEKPSDVLDLVDNVKKRIGTPEQYHGLIFSHNTSSIHSGPKQCLYKMLPTMKEKVEGQISLAEEIRAVDQRGVVEGVLMSHFLPDMAGNLRAFSRQKVRCPKCNKKYRRMPLSGECTCGGNLILSISKGSVIKYLGISNELAKRYPIDPYLVQRIELIESGINSLFESDKSKQSSLDVFL; this comes from the coding sequence ATGGGATATTTTGAGACTTTAGAAGAAGAAACACAGAAGCTGTATGATGTAGCAAGGCAGGCAAGACTTAAAGGGTATGATATTGAGTTAGAACCTGAAATACCCCTTGCAAAGGACCTTGCAGAGAGGGTTGAAGGGCTCGTCGGGCCGAAGGGCGTAGCAGCCAGGATAAAGGAGTTAGAGGATGATCTCTCTCGTGAGGAAGTGGCCTTCCAGATAGCCAGGGAAATCGTTACCACGCCTGATGAAGAAGGCAAAGAAGACAGTATGGAGGTTAAGGAGCAGAAGTCAGATCAGGCAACAAGAACTGCACTGGCCATTTTAACAGAGGGGGTTGTTGCAGCTCCTCTTGAGGGAATAGCAAAGATTGAAATAAAGCAGAACTTTGACCAGGGACATTATTTAGCTGTGTACTTTGCAGGACCGATAAGAAGTGCTGGAGGAACTGCAGCTGCACTTGCAGTCCTTATAGGTGATTATATACGGATTTCTTTGGGGCTTGACCGGTACAAACCAACAGACGTTGAGATCGAAAGGTACGTTGAGGAGGTTGAGCTCTATGAATCAGAGGTTACAAACCTCCAGTACTCCCCAAAGCCGGATGAAGTCAGGTTAACCATAAAAAATGTTCCTGTTGAGATAACAGGAGAAGCAACAGACAAGATCGAGGTTTCAAACCGTGACCTTGAGAGGGTTGAGACCAACAACATACGGGGAGGAGCACTCCTTGCAATGGCAGAGGGAATTATACAGAAGGCCCCTAAAGTCATAAAATACGCCAGTAAACTTAAAATCGATGGATGGAATTGGCTTGAACAATTCTTGAAGGCCCCTGATTCAAAGAGTGATGAAGACTCTGGTAAAGTGGATGATAAGTACATGAGGGATATCATCGGCGGAAGACCAGTTTTAGCATACCCCAAGGCCAAGGGAGGTTTCAGATTAAGATACGGCAGATCAAGGAACACAGGACTTGCTGCAATGGGAGTACACCCATCCACCATGGAGATAGTTGGTTTCCTGGCGGTTGGAACCCAGATGAAAATAGAAAGGCCGGGTAAAGGAAATTGTGTGGTTCCATGTGACACCATAGAAGGCCCTATAGTGAAACTAAGAGATGGGAATGTTGTTAAGGTAAAATCAGCGGAACAAGGAAAGGAGCTAAAAAATCAGGTGGAGGAGATTCTATTTTTAGGAGATATGCTGGTAGCTTTTGGGGAATTCCTCAGAAACAACCATGTACTTTTGCCTGCAGGCTGGTGTGAAGAATGGTGGGTTCAGACCATTGAAAATTCACCAGAATATTCAGGAGAACTGGATCTTAAGTCCCTAGAAACAGATTCAATAAGTCCAAAAGAGGCCTTTGAATTATCAGAGAAATACAAGGTACCTCTGCACCCAGCTTACACATATTTTTACCACGATGTAACTCGAGAAGATATAAACAGGATTCAAGACAAATTGTACCAGAACATTGGTGATGAGGAAGATATAACCAATTTAAATTTGGAAAATGGTTTAATAATGGACCTATCTCCAGAAAAAAGAATTTTAGAGGTTATAGGGGTTCCTCATCGTGTAAAAGAGGATAAAATCATCATAGATACTGACGATGCATACGCACTCTTAAACACCTTAAGGGAACCTTTAAACCTCGAAGATGATTTAGATACTGTTGAAGCCATAAATAAGGTTTCACGCGTTAAAATAATGGCTAAAGCCCCAACATATCTTGGTGGAAGGGTTGGAAGGCCTGAAAAGAGTAAAGAAAGAAAGATGAAGCCTGCTCCTCATTCACTTTTCCCAATAGGTATAAACGGCGGCAGCAGACGTAACATAATTGATGCCGCTAAAAAGGGTAATATAGTAGTTGACATTGCCCGTTGCAAGTGTACAAAATGTGGTGTAGGTTCAATGCAAGCTAAATGTCCTGTTTGCGGATCGAGGACTGTGCCAACAAGTTCCGGTAAGAAAAGGATAAACCTTGCAAGCATGCTGAAAAAGGCCTATGAAAACGTGGGTGTTCGCAGGCTCGACGAGATAAAGGGTGTGCAGGGAATGATATCTGAAGAAAAATTCCCAGAACCACTTGAAAAAGGAATATTAAGGGCTAAAAATGGTGTTTTTACATTTAAAGATGCTACAATAAGGCATGATTCAACTAATCTGCCTTTAACTCACTTTATACCTAAAGAAGTGGGCGTAACTCCTGAAAAACTCAGGCAACTTGGTTACACAGAGGACATCCATGGCCAGCCCATTGAAAACGACGATCAGATCGTTGAAATCAAAGTCCAGGACGTTGTGATCTCAGAAAACTGTGCAGAATATCTTATAAATGTTTCAAAATTTATAGATGACCTTCTTGAGAATTTCTACGAACTTGACAGGTTTTACAATGTAAAGACCAAGGAAGACCTGGTTGGGCAGCTGGTTGTTGGCCTTGCACCCCATACTTCAGCAGGAGTCCTGGGAAGAATTGTTGGATTTACAAAGGCATTATGTTGCTATGCCCATCCTTATTTCCATTCAGCTAAAAGGAGAAACTGTGACAGTGACGAAGATTCCATAATGCTTTTAATGGATGCTCTTCTCAACTTTTCCAAGGTTTACCTTCCAAGCACACGTGGAGGTAAGATGGACGCTCCTCTGGTTTTATCATCCCGGATAGACCCGGAGGAAATAGATGATGAGTCCCACAACATAGATGCAATGTCGAGACTTCCAATGGAACTCTACGAAAAAACACTGAACTTTGAAAAGCCGTCTGATGTTCTTGACCTTGTGGACAATGTAAAGAAACGAATTGGAACTCCAGAACAATACCATGGACTTATATTTTCACACAACACTTCCAGCATACACAGCGGACCAAAACAATGTCTTTACAAGATGCTTCCAACCATGAAAGAGAAAGTAGAAGGTCAAATAAGTCTTGCTGAGGAAATAAGGGCTGTTGACCAGAGAGGTGTTGTAGAAGGTGTTTTAATGTCCCATTTCCTCCCGGATATGGCAGGAAATTTGAGGGCCTTCTCAAGGCAGAAGGTTCGCTGTCCCAAATGCAACAAAAAGTACAGAAGAATGCCTCTTTCAGGTGAGTGTACATGCGGTGGAAACCTTATATTGAGTATATCAAAGGGTTCTGTTATTAAGTACCTTGGAATATCCAATGAACTAGCTAAGCGATATCCAATTGACCCTTATCTAGTTCAGAGGATAGAGCTCATTGAGTCAGGTATAAACTCGTTGTTTGAAAGTGATAAGTCCAAACAAAGTTCACTGGATGTTTTTTTATAA